Within the Stenotrophomonas sp. 610A2 genome, the region CAGCAGCTGTTTGATCAATACCTTGTCCATGCAGGGCTAGTGGGGCAGGGCGCTCAGGCGCCCTTTTCGTCCAGGAAGCGCTCGGCGTCCAGTGCGGCCATGCAGCCGAAGCCGGCCGAGGTGATGGCCTGGCGGTAGTGCTGGTCGGCAACGTCGCCGGCGGCGAAGACGCCTTCGACCGAGGTCATGGTGGCGTTGCCGCCCAGGCCGGAACGGATTTCCAGGTAGCCGTTGTTCATTGCCAGCTGGCCGGTGAACAGCTCAGTGTTGGGCTGGTGGCCGATGGCGACGAAGAAGCCGTGGGCTTCGATATCGCGGGTGCTGCCGTCCAGGGTGGACTTCACGCGCACGCCGGTGACGCCGGCGTCATTGCCTAGCACTTCGTCGACCTGGTGGTGCCACACGGTTTCGATCTTGCCGGCGGCGACCTTGGCGAACAGCTTGTCCTGCATGATCTTTTCCGCCTTCAAGGTGTCGCGGCGGTGGACCAGATAGACCTTGCGGGCGATGTTGGACAGGTACAGCGCTTCCTCAACGGCAGTGTTGCCGCCGCCGACCACGACCACGTCCTGGTCGCGGTAGAAGAAGCCGTCACAGGTGGCGCAGGCAGACACGCCGCGGCCCTTGAAGGCTTCCTCGGACGGAATGCCCAGGTATTTGGCAGTGGCGCCGGTGGCGATGATCAGCGCATCGGCGGTGTACTGGGCGTTGTCACCGGTCAGGGTGAACGGGCGCTTGGACAGATCGGCGGTATGGATGTGGTCGAACACCACTTCGGTCTCGAAGCGCTCGGCATGCGCCTGCATGCGCGCCATCAGGTCCGGGCCCATCAGACCGTGTGCATCGCCCGGCCAGTTGTCGACCTCGGTGGTGGTCATCAGCTGGCCACCCTGCTGCAGGCCGGTAACGACCAGCGGCTTCAGGTTTGCGCGCGCGCCATAGACCGCAGAGGTCCAGCCGGCGGGGCCGGAGCCGAGGATCAACAGGCGGGAGTGCTTGGTCGGGAGGCTGGAAGTGCTCATGTATACTCGCGAAAGTCAGGATTGGTGGCCCGAACGCGGCATTCCGCAACTGTCCGGGCAAGCCAATAGAGTGGCGGTCTGACCCCGGTGAATCAAGGCACGTGAATGGAACTGCGCGGCCCGTTGGATACAACTCCGCTGTTTCCCGCATTGCCGCCGCCTCCGTCTGGCGGCTTTTTGACGTTTTCTGTCTGTCAGCAGTACCGCAGTGCGCTGTAATTGGGTGAAACCCGACGATCTGTCGTTTAATATCAATCACTAACCGTGCATTTTTAAGGTCTGGTCAAAGGTGGCGAAACAGGTCCCGGAACGCGACAAGAGCCCCAAGGCTGCCGCTGAAGCGCGCAAGTCGGCGGCTGCAGCAGCAGACAATCCGCGTCGTCAAAAACTGTGGCGTGACCTTGCGTTGATCGCGATCGCGCCGGCGTTGCTGTATCTGCTCGCCAGTCTGTTTACGTATTCGCCTACCGATCCGGGCTGGTCGCAGTCGGGCTCCGTGGTTGCGCCCGTGCACAACATGGGCGGCAAGGTCGGCGCATGGATTGCCGATGTGCTGCGCCAGCTATTCGGCTATGTGGCCTACCTGATCCCGCTGATGCTGGCGGCGGTCGCATGGATCGCCATGTTCGGCCTGAAGAAGACCGATGAGCGCGGCCAGGATGACCTGGGCCCGGCGCTGCGTCTGGTCGGCATCGTCGGTTTCCTGATTGGTGCCACTGGTTTCCTGTACCTGCGCCTGCCGCCCGGCGATGTTGCCCGCGCAGGCGGTGGTCTGGGCGTGTTGGTCGGCAAATCGCTGCAGACCGGTTTTGGCCCGGTCGGTAGCAATCTGTTCCTGCTGGTGCTGCTGCTGACCTCGATCACCTTGGCCACCGGGCTGTCGTGGTTCGCGGTGATGGAGAAGATCGGCAAGTGGGTGCTGGCGCTCGGCCCGATGCTCAACAAGAAGAAAGAGCAGGCCAGCGAGTGGCAGCAGACCCGCGTGCTGCGCGAGGAGCGCGAGGAAGTGCGCAAGGTCGACGCCGAGGTACGCGCCAAGCGCGAGCCGGTGAAGATCGAACCACGTCCGGCACCGGTGATCGAGAAGAGCGACCGCGCCAAGCGCGAGACGCAGATCCCGATGTTCCAGGGTGTCAATGGCGACGGCTCGGACATCCCGCCGCTGGCCCTGCTCGACGATCCCAAGCCGCAGGCCAAGGGATATGACGAACAGACGCTGGAAACCCTGTCGCGCCAGATCGAATTCAAGCTCAAGGATTTCCGTATCGATGCGCAGGTCGTTGGCGCCTATCCGGGCCCGGTGATCACCCGTTTCGAGATCGAACCGGCGCCGGGCATCAAGGTCAGCCAGATCAGTTCGCTGGACAAGGACATCGCCCGCGGCCTGTCGGTCAAGTCGGTGCGCGTGGTTGACGTGATTCCGGGCAAGTCGGTGATCGGCCTGGAAATCCCCAACGTCACCCGCGAGATGATCTTCCTGTCCGAGCTGCTGCGCTCCAAGGAATACGACAAGTCGGCCAGCGTGCTGACCCTGGCTTTGGGCAAGGACATCGCCGGCCGCCCCAGCGTGGCCGATCTGGCGCGCATGCCGCACCTGCTGGTGGCCGGTACCACCGGCTCGGGTAAGTCCGTTGCGGTCAACGCGATGGTGCTGAGCCTGCTGTACAAGGCCAGCCCGAAAGACCTGCGCATGCTGATGATCGACCCGAAGATGCTGGAGCTCAGCGTCTACCAGGGCATTCCGCATCTGCTGGCGCCAGTGGTCACCGACATGAAGGAGGCCGGTAACGGCCTGCGTTGGTGCGTGGCCGAAATGGAGCGCCGCTACAAGCTGATGAGTGCTGTCGGCGTGCGTAACCTGGCCGGCTTCAACAAGAAGGTGAAGGACGCCATCGACGCTGGCCAGCCGATGATGGACCCGCTGTT harbors:
- a CDS encoding DNA translocase FtsK is translated as MAKQVPERDKSPKAAAEARKSAAAAADNPRRQKLWRDLALIAIAPALLYLLASLFTYSPTDPGWSQSGSVVAPVHNMGGKVGAWIADVLRQLFGYVAYLIPLMLAAVAWIAMFGLKKTDERGQDDLGPALRLVGIVGFLIGATGFLYLRLPPGDVARAGGGLGVLVGKSLQTGFGPVGSNLFLLVLLLTSITLATGLSWFAVMEKIGKWVLALGPMLNKKKEQASEWQQTRVLREEREEVRKVDAEVRAKREPVKIEPRPAPVIEKSDRAKRETQIPMFQGVNGDGSDIPPLALLDDPKPQAKGYDEQTLETLSRQIEFKLKDFRIDAQVVGAYPGPVITRFEIEPAPGIKVSQISSLDKDIARGLSVKSVRVVDVIPGKSVIGLEIPNVTREMIFLSELLRSKEYDKSASVLTLALGKDIAGRPSVADLARMPHLLVAGTTGSGKSVAVNAMVLSLLYKASPKDLRMLMIDPKMLELSVYQGIPHLLAPVVTDMKEAGNGLRWCVAEMERRYKLMSAVGVRNLAGFNKKVKDAIDAGQPMMDPLFKPNPEMGEAPRPLEPLPFIVIFIDEFADMMMIVGKKVEELIARLAQKARAAGIHLILATQRPSVDVITGLIKANIPTRIAFQVSSKIDSRTILDQSGAEALLGNGDMLYLPPGTAMPDRVHGAFVSDEEVHRVVEHLKASGPTDYIEGVLDEVQTMGDGVVVGANGLPESSSSGGDESDPLYDEALRIVTETRRASISGVQRRLKIGYNRAARLIEAMEAAGVVTAPEHNGDRTVLAPPPPKH
- the trxB gene encoding thioredoxin-disulfide reductase — translated: MSTSSLPTKHSRLLILGSGPAGWTSAVYGARANLKPLVVTGLQQGGQLMTTTEVDNWPGDAHGLMGPDLMARMQAHAERFETEVVFDHIHTADLSKRPFTLTGDNAQYTADALIIATGATAKYLGIPSEEAFKGRGVSACATCDGFFYRDQDVVVVGGGNTAVEEALYLSNIARKVYLVHRRDTLKAEKIMQDKLFAKVAAGKIETVWHHQVDEVLGNDAGVTGVRVKSTLDGSTRDIEAHGFFVAIGHQPNTELFTGQLAMNNGYLEIRSGLGGNATMTSVEGVFAAGDVADQHYRQAITSAGFGCMAALDAERFLDEKGA